The Breoghania sp. genome has a segment encoding these proteins:
- the scpA gene encoding methylmalonyl-CoA mutase, which yields MTRIPDFSKIDYADVAPAQPSAGDAPWVTPEDIAVNPAYSSSDLDGLDFLDTWPGKPPYLRGPYPTMYVQQPWTIRQYAGFSTAEDSNAFYRRNLAAGQKGLSVAFDLATHRGYDSDHPRVSGDVGMAGVAIDSILDMRTLFSGIPLDKMSVSMTMNGAVLPILALYIVAAEEQGVSQDKLSGTIQNDILKEFMVRNTYIYPPQPSMRIISDIFAYTAKNMPKFNSISISGYHMQEAGATADLELGYTIADGIEYARAGVAAGMDIDTFAPRLSFFWAIGMNFFMEVAKLRAARLIWAKLIQKEFAPKNAKSLSLRTHSQTSGWSLTAQDVFNNVMRTCVEAMAATQGHTQSLHTNSLDEALALPTDFSARIARNTQLFLQQESGTTRTIDPWGGSFYVERLTYELATKALAHIEEVEKLGGMAKAIEKGIPKLRIEEAAAKTQARIDSRTQTVVGVNKFKPTQEEEIDVLKVDNAQVRAQQLEKLARLRATRDGAATDAALEALTAGASSDGNLLELSVNAARAGATVGEISMAMEKVFGRHKAEIKSISGVYKREVGAMSKEVETVAKLVAAFEENDGRRPRILIAKMGQDGHDRGQKVIASAFADLGFDVDIGPLFQTPEEAARQAVENDVHAVGVSSLAAGHLTLVPALRKALADEGREDIMIVVGGVIPPQDYAALYEAGAAAIFPPGTVIAECAVDLIGKLNAKLGYEEAAAAE from the coding sequence ATGACCCGAATTCCGGATTTCTCCAAGATCGACTATGCCGACGTGGCGCCAGCCCAACCGTCGGCGGGCGATGCGCCGTGGGTGACGCCGGAGGACATCGCCGTGAACCCGGCCTATTCCTCCAGCGATCTGGATGGGCTCGATTTCCTCGACACATGGCCCGGCAAGCCGCCTTACCTGCGCGGGCCCTATCCGACCATGTATGTCCAGCAACCCTGGACGATCCGCCAATATGCGGGCTTTTCCACGGCGGAGGATTCCAACGCCTTCTACCGCCGCAATCTGGCTGCCGGTCAGAAGGGCCTATCGGTCGCCTTCGATCTTGCCACCCACCGCGGCTATGACAGCGATCACCCGCGCGTATCCGGCGATGTGGGCATGGCCGGTGTGGCCATCGATTCCATCCTCGACATGCGCACGCTCTTCTCCGGCATCCCGCTGGACAAGATGAGCGTGTCCATGACCATGAACGGTGCGGTGCTGCCAATTCTGGCGCTCTATATCGTGGCCGCCGAAGAGCAGGGCGTGTCGCAGGACAAGCTTTCCGGGACCATCCAGAACGACATCCTCAAGGAGTTCATGGTCCGTAACACCTATATCTACCCGCCGCAGCCCTCCATGCGGATCATCTCCGACATCTTCGCCTATACCGCGAAGAACATGCCGAAGTTCAACTCCATCTCGATTTCCGGCTATCACATGCAGGAAGCGGGGGCGACGGCGGATCTGGAGCTTGGCTACACCATTGCCGACGGCATCGAATATGCGCGCGCGGGTGTGGCGGCGGGCATGGATATCGACACCTTCGCCCCAAGGCTTTCCTTCTTCTGGGCGATCGGCATGAACTTCTTCATGGAAGTCGCCAAGCTGCGCGCCGCACGTCTCATCTGGGCGAAGCTCATCCAGAAGGAATTCGCGCCGAAAAACGCCAAGTCCCTCAGCCTGCGCACCCATTCGCAGACCTCGGGCTGGTCGCTGACGGCGCAGGACGTCTTCAACAACGTCATGCGCACCTGTGTGGAGGCCATGGCCGCCACACAAGGCCATACGCAGTCGCTGCACACCAACTCGCTCGACGAGGCGCTGGCGCTGCCGACCGATTTCTCCGCCCGCATCGCGCGCAACACCCAGCTTTTCCTGCAGCAGGAAAGCGGCACCACCCGCACCATCGATCCGTGGGGCGGCTCCTTCTATGTGGAGCGGCTGACCTACGAGCTGGCCACAAAGGCGCTGGCGCATATCGAGGAAGTGGAAAAACTCGGAGGCATGGCCAAGGCCATCGAGAAGGGCATCCCGAAGCTGCGCATCGAGGAGGCGGCGGCCAAGACGCAGGCCCGCATCGACAGCCGCACGCAGACGGTTGTCGGCGTCAACAAGTTCAAGCCGACCCAGGAAGAGGAAATCGACGTCCTCAAGGTCGACAACGCGCAGGTGCGTGCCCAGCAGCTTGAAAAGCTCGCGCGCCTGCGCGCAACCCGCGACGGGGCCGCAACGGACGCGGCGCTGGAGGCATTGACGGCGGGCGCATCGAGCGATGGCAATCTGCTTGAGCTTTCGGTCAACGCGGCGCGCGCAGGCGCGACCGTGGGCGAGATTTCCATGGCGATGGAAAAGGTGTTCGGTCGCCACAAGGCGGAGATCAAGTCGATCTCCGGCGTCTACAAGCGCGAGGTTGGAGCGATGTCGAAGGAAGTGGAGACGGTTGCGAAGCTCGTCGCCGCCTTTGAGGAAAATGACGGCCGCCGCCCGCGCATCCTGATCGCCAAGATGGGGCAGGACGGCCACGATCGCGGCCAGAAGGTGATTGCCTCGGCCTTTGCCGATCTGGGTTTCGATGTCGATATCGGCCCGCTTTTCCAGACCCCGGAAGAGGCCGCGCGGCAGGCGGTTGAAAACGACGTCCACGCCGTGGGCGTCTCGTCACTCGCCGCCGGTCACCTGACGCTCGTCCCGGCGCTGAGAAAGGCGCTGGCGGATGAAGGGCGCGAGGACATCATGATCGTGGTCGGCGGCGTGATCCCGCCACAGGACTACGCGGCGCTTTATGAGGCGGGAGCGGCTGCGATCTTCCCGCCGGGCACGGTGATTGCCGAATGCGCGGTGGATCTGATCGGCAAGCTCAACGCCAAGCTCGGATACGAGGAAGCGGCAGCAGCGGAGTGA
- a CDS encoding methylmalonyl-CoA mutase family protein: MIELAGGFSAVDEADWMEAAEAALKGRAFDRLRSHTIDGLPIEPIYRGRRDASALAGRAAGMPWTVVARVEHPDPAQANALLLEELENGAGGLSLVFAPSKHARGAGLSIDTLCEMDRLLEDVFLDLVHIRIDGGYLSRSALALLIALAERRGIDPSALQVSVDIDPIGVFAHRGWTSGSLAAMAPRLWDLIHYCEDIGLKGALRNADGRIWHAAGASEAQELAYTLATAVTYLREIVSAGREGLQPQSRLSVSLAADADQFATIAKLRAMRRLWARVLDVCELEQTPLEIHAETAWRMMTRRDPWVNILRTTVAAFAAGVGGADSVSVLPFTEALGVPDGFARRVARNTQTILIEESNLHRVADPAAGSGAVEALTDELVHEAWKLFQAVEAEGGIEQGVRYGSVHAAISKSRAARSRLIAARKAPLTGTSSFPNLAEKPVRVLNCEPPDLGVYTAHIVLPKPGRGELTAALVAAAKSGACTVDLARARDALRRVEGAPLLTYRLAEPFEALRDASDAHLKQTGRRPRVLLANFGRVTDFTARSTWAKNFFEAGGIEAQASEPLEDGKSAAAALRDTGADIVCLCSSDALYAEKAVEMAQALKGAGAAHVYLAGKLADEDGDLARAGVEAMFYEGCDVLAALGLIHANLGLCAPADPA, translated from the coding sequence GTGATCGAACTCGCGGGAGGATTTTCGGCCGTCGATGAGGCCGACTGGATGGAAGCTGCCGAAGCGGCACTGAAGGGGCGGGCCTTTGACCGGTTGCGCTCCCACACCATCGACGGTCTGCCCATCGAACCGATCTATCGGGGCCGGAGGGACGCAAGTGCGCTGGCCGGACGCGCGGCGGGCATGCCGTGGACGGTGGTGGCGCGGGTGGAACACCCCGATCCCGCCCAGGCCAATGCGCTGCTGCTGGAGGAGCTGGAAAACGGAGCCGGTGGCCTGTCGCTGGTTTTCGCCCCCTCCAAGCACGCGCGCGGCGCGGGGTTGTCGATCGATACGCTCTGCGAGATGGATCGCCTGCTGGAAGACGTGTTTCTGGATCTCGTTCACATCCGCATCGACGGCGGCTATCTGAGCCGGTCGGCCTTGGCGCTTCTCATTGCGCTGGCCGAGCGGCGGGGCATCGATCCGTCCGCCTTGCAGGTAAGTGTCGATATTGATCCCATCGGAGTCTTCGCCCATCGGGGATGGACCTCCGGTTCGCTTGCGGCGATGGCGCCGCGCTTGTGGGATCTGATCCACTATTGCGAGGATATCGGCCTCAAGGGAGCGCTCAGAAATGCCGACGGGCGTATCTGGCATGCGGCGGGCGCGAGCGAGGCGCAGGAGCTGGCCTATACGCTTGCCACCGCAGTCACCTATTTGCGCGAGATCGTGAGCGCCGGGCGTGAGGGGCTGCAACCGCAATCGCGCCTGTCGGTGTCGCTCGCAGCCGATGCCGACCAGTTCGCCACCATTGCCAAGCTGCGCGCCATGCGCAGGCTCTGGGCCCGTGTGCTTGATGTTTGCGAGCTTGAACAGACGCCGCTGGAAATCCACGCGGAAACCGCCTGGCGCATGATGACCCGGCGCGACCCCTGGGTGAACATCCTGCGGACCACCGTTGCGGCCTTTGCGGCGGGGGTTGGCGGTGCGGACAGCGTGTCCGTTCTGCCCTTTACCGAAGCGCTTGGTGTGCCGGACGGTTTTGCCCGCCGCGTTGCGCGCAACACCCAGACGATCCTCATCGAGGAATCGAACCTGCACCGTGTCGCGGATCCCGCGGCAGGGTCCGGTGCCGTGGAGGCGCTGACCGACGAACTGGTGCACGAGGCCTGGAAGCTCTTTCAGGCCGTGGAGGCGGAAGGCGGGATCGAGCAGGGGGTGCGGTATGGCTCCGTTCATGCCGCCATCAGCAAGAGCCGGGCGGCGCGCTCACGTCTCATTGCCGCGCGCAAGGCGCCGCTGACCGGCACGTCGAGCTTTCCCAATCTCGCCGAAAAGCCGGTTCGGGTGCTGAACTGCGAGCCGCCCGACCTGGGGGTCTACACCGCGCATATCGTTCTGCCGAAGCCGGGGCGTGGCGAATTGACGGCCGCCCTCGTTGCGGCTGCCAAGAGCGGGGCCTGCACGGTGGATCTTGCCCGGGCCCGCGATGCGCTGCGCCGCGTGGAGGGCGCGCCGCTTCTCACCTACCGGCTGGCGGAGCCTTTCGAGGCCCTGCGCGATGCTTCCGACGCCCATCTCAAGCAGACGGGCCGCAGGCCGAGGGTGCTTCTGGCGAATTTCGGACGCGTCACGGACTTCACCGCGCGCTCCACCTGGGCCAAGAACTTCTTTGAGGCCGGTGGCATCGAGGCTCAGGCGAGCGAGCCCCTGGAGGATGGCAAGAGCGCGGCGGCTGCACTGCGCGACACCGGCGCCGATATCGTGTGTCTGTGCTCCTCCGATGCGCTTTACGCGGAAAAGGCGGTGGAGATGGCTCAGGCCCTCAAGGGCGCGGGTGCTGCCCATGTCTATCTTGCGGGCAAACTTGCGGACGAGGACGGCGATCTGGCGAGGGCCGGTGTGGAGGCCATGTTCTACGAGGGCTGCGACGTGCTCGCCGCACTTGGGCTAATTCATGCTAATCTTGGCCTCTGCGCACCTGCGGATCCGGCGTGA
- a CDS encoding helix-turn-helix transcriptional regulator, with translation MLDGLEQLLRQFGATHILITGLPMPNRPIDHLVLRMSWPDKRRDGADLSSVQPSDSVLLATLAAIRPFVWKSGTDDIEHSELLEAAGGDRGDVNVLLVPVDDIAPFQPSIICAGPNLEIGSEQLSGLSMLATVAFRRLIQLGVVSTDRPGDLSARERRVLELTALGKTAADIAELLKISQRTVHAHLQNAGSKLNASNKTHTVVEALRYAQIKL, from the coding sequence GTGTTGGATGGCCTTGAACAACTTTTGCGTCAGTTCGGTGCAACGCATATCCTCATTACTGGTCTTCCGATGCCGAACCGGCCGATTGACCATCTGGTCCTGCGCATGAGCTGGCCCGACAAGCGCCGCGATGGAGCCGATCTGAGTTCCGTTCAGCCCTCCGACAGCGTGCTGCTAGCCACGCTCGCCGCCATCCGCCCCTTCGTTTGGAAGTCCGGCACGGATGACATCGAGCATTCGGAGCTGCTGGAAGCCGCAGGCGGTGACCGTGGCGATGTGAACGTGCTTCTCGTTCCGGTTGACGATATTGCGCCTTTCCAGCCCTCCATCATCTGCGCCGGTCCGAACCTGGAGATCGGCAGCGAACAGCTTTCCGGGCTGTCCATGCTCGCCACGGTGGCTTTCCGCCGGCTGATCCAACTCGGCGTCGTCTCCACCGACCGTCCCGGCGATCTCTCCGCCCGTGAGCGGCGCGTGCTGGAACTGACCGCCCTTGGCAAGACCGCCGCCGACATTGCGGAGCTGCTCAAGATCTCGCAGCGCACGGTTCATGCCCATCTTCAGAATGCGGGCTCCAAGCTCAATGCCTCCAACAAGACCCACACGGTTGTGGAAGCACTGCGCTACGCCCAGATCAAGCTCTGA